DNA sequence from the Pedobacter sp. W3I1 genome:
GGAATTGTTATCTGGAGCCACTAATAAGTTAGATCTTAACATCATCAATAAAAAATTGAGTAGGTTTAGTATTGTACTAATTAACGAAAGGATAAATTTAACCGCAATTAATTTAATGCAGAATTTTAAATTAAGCCATGGGCTTGCAATACCTGACTCGCTAATTGCTGCAACGGCGATTGAAACTAAGCTAAAGCTGTTTACTTATAATCTAAAAGATTTTAGATTTATTAGTGATTTAACTTTGTATCCAGCGCAA
Encoded proteins:
- a CDS encoding type II toxin-antitoxin system VapC family toxin gives rise to the protein MAKEKIICDTDVLIDYFDKNKSRNASTITLLETDIGLDNVIISSITKMELLSGATNKLDLNIINKKLSRFSIVLINERINLTAINLMQNFKLSHGLAIPDSLIAATAIETKLKLFTYNLKDFRFISDLTLYPAQ